A genomic region of Leishmania braziliensis MHOM/BR/75/M2904 complete genome, chromosome 33 contains the following coding sequences:
- a CDS encoding putative expression-site associated gene (ESAG3), whose translation MAQMFHRGVAHSHRRRLSRLWRRCAGLFNRRAVPLVSAFAVVLLVTAAVLLTPRRYARVPDGSDLAIPYHSKAAVYRQNAAFVAPFPRGGGIGVASTATETVPAAVHSRSHREEALEAEIEVYLANHGIRRERRTRVRFQIVSNVVDWKLCTTLGSAALAGFSIPVTGFNAAYSHVRRFERYLDFVEREELHDEDIVVTMDSDVYWTGADFLPFLRKFARFSPEQESDLDVAAVRAWEDYGEKKAPLDMQRLQDEMHNGTAGLKRPLLQMPPVVYNADDLCWWGQHSEGFVQCPLAFATLDHMVEVARNHASSIDVHKAASYVGVSAKTLRSELKKSFTGKQQWMVDDMLGNPNTASPYTTQVKRSRDDPLFYNVTVVSKSNPTVLLNGGMHVSRVWALRRLAKAVATYTAVETPVAEAEEHHTSQWWCDQALLGQIYVRGRLYEVEHNLLAGPPLSRRTPPVPYDDRYGPPGLVGLDRRSEMAVLAPTIERNPTLFLPSKYLEEQSLGSNRWWIRNKTELLLGENEPQGHSLKHLQTTRGGALVTPPLLWRSATAEDRSRGFQNEAEEDPDVAHTPFIHYAAPSKHKRFTAHRHYYSWMVAARHDSRARESVTNALRKELVELWFNEERVFVNFTHMCKDPTLLSLP comes from the coding sequence ATGGCGCAGATGTTTCATAGGGGTGTGGCACATTCTCACCGCCGGCGACTGAGCCGCTTATGGAGGCGTTGCGCCGGCCTATTCAATAGGCGCGCTGTGCCACTCGTTAGCGCTTTTGCCGTGGTGCTCTTAGTCACGGCAGCCGTGCTGTTAACACCGCGTCGCTACGCACGGGTACCGGATGGCAGCGACCTTGCCATCCCGTATCACTCTAAAGCCGCAGTGTATCGACAAAACGCTGCGTTTGTGGCGCCGTTCccgcgtggtggtgggatTGGCGTTGCCAGCACCGCGACGGAAACCGTCCCCGCCGCGGTGCATAGTCGCTCACACCGTGAAGAAGCGCTGGAGGCAGAGATCGAGGTATACCTAGCGAACCACGGCATCCGTCGTGAGCGCCGCACACGCGTTCGCTTTCAGATTGTCTCCAATGTGGTAGATTGGAAACTGTGCACGACGCTAGGCTCTGCGGCGCTCGCGGGCTTCAGCATACCGGTAACCGGCTTCAACGCCGCCTACTCACATGTCCGGCGCTTCGAAAGGTATCTCGACTTTGTCgagcgcgaggagctgcacgacgAAGACATCGTCGTCACAATGGACAGCGACGTTTACTGGACTGGAGCCGactttctccccttcctcagGAAGTTTGCGCGCTTTTCCCCGGAGCAGGAAAGCGATCTAGACGTTGCAGCCGTCCGGGCATGGGAAGACTatggggagaagaaggcgcccCTGGACatgcagcgcctgcaggacGAGATGCACAATGGCACCGCAGGTCTGAAGCGCCCTTTGCTGCAGATGCCGCCTGTGGTGTACAACGCCGACGACCTGTGCTGGTGGGGTCAGCACTCTGAAGGCTTTGTGCAGTGCCCTCTGGCCTTTGCGACGCTGGATCACATGGTCGAGGTGGCGCGCAACCACGCTTCGAGTATCGACGTGCATAAGGCAGCGTCCTACGTAGGCGTGTCCGCCAAAACGCTGCGGAGCGAACTCAAGAAGTCCTTCACGGGCAAGCAACAGTGGATGGTGGACGACATGCTAGGCAACCCGAACACGGCGTCACCGTATACGACCCAGGTGAAGCGGTCTCGCGACGATCCGCTCTTCTACAACGTCACCGTTGTGAGCAAGTCCAACCCGACCGTGCTGCTGAATGGCGGCATGCACGTGTCACGCGTGTGggcgctgcgccggctgGCAAAGGCCGTTGCCACGTACACGGCGGTAGAGACGCCGgtcgcggaggcggaggagcaccaCACGTCTCAGTGGTGGTGTGACCAAGCTCTGTTAGGCCAAATATATGTGCGGGGGCGCCTGTACGAGGTCGAGCACAACTTGTTGGCTGGGCCTCCGCTTTCGAGGCGGACGCCGCCAGTCCCGTACGATGACCGTTACGGGCCACCAGGCCTTGTTGGCCTGGACAGGCGATCAGAGATGGCAGTTCTCGCCCCGACCATCGAGCGCAACCCGACCCTGTTCCTCCCCAGCAAGTACCTGGAGGAGCAGTCCCTGGGCAGCAACCGTTGGTGGATCCGGAACAAGACCGAGCTACTGCTGGGCGAGAACGAGCCTCAGGGTCACTCACTAAAGCACCTACAGACGACGCGTGGTGGCGCCCTCgtgacaccgccgctgctgtggcgctcGGCGACCGCAGAGGACAGGTCGAGAGGCTTCCAAAATGAAGCCGAGGAAGACCCTGACGTCGCTCATACTCCATTTATACACTACGCCGCGCCTTCCAAGCACAAGCGGTTCACGGCTCATCGCCACTATTACTCCTGGATGGTGGCCGCGCGGCACGACAGCCGGGCACGGGAATCCGTGACGAATGCTCTCCGGAAGGAGTTGGTGGAGCTGTGGTTCAACGAGGAGCGTGTTTTCGTTAACTTCACACACATGTGCAAGGATCCAACACTGCTGTCTTTGCCGTAG